A genomic segment from Kyrpidia tusciae DSM 2912 encodes:
- the gyrA gene encoding DNA gyrase subunit A gives MADPGKILPVDISEELRQSFLDYAMSVIVSRAIPDVRDGLKPVHRRILYQMHLLGMTPDKPYKKSAWVVGQVLAKFHPHGDAAVYDALVRLAQDFSTRYLLVDGHGNFGSVDGDGAAAMRYTEARLSKIALELLRDIQKETVDFGDNYDGSEKEPLVLPSRFPNILVNGSTGIAVGMATNIPPHNLGEVIDGVIHLIDHPDAGVEELMQHIKGPDFPTGALILGREGILDAYRTGRGSIILRAATQIEEASGGKTRIVVTEIPYQVNKARLVEKIAELVREKRIDGITDLRDESDRRGMRIVIELRRDVKPRVVLNNLFKHTALQTSYGVIMLCLVDGRPRVLNLGEMLRYYLRHQEDVIRRRTTYDLKKAEARAHILEGLRIALDHIDAVIELIRGSKTVEEARTGLIEQFHLSEEQAQAILDMRLQRLTGLERQKIDEEYAELVEKIKELRAILADEKKILGVIREELLDIKAKYGDERRTRITAGEGEIEDEDLIPMEEVAVTLSHDGYIKRQPMSLYKSQRRGGRGITAMGTKEEDFVEHLFITSSHHYLLFFTNKGKVYRLKAYEVPELGRAAKGTPIVNLLNVDQGEKISAVVPIRSTDGGQYLIMATREGTIKKTPLDEFENIRRGGLVAISLRENDELIAVRMTDGSRELILGTRSGMAIRFPETDVRSMGRGAAGVKAVDLQGGDVVIDMDVVDPDGDVLVVTNRGFGKRTPITEYRHQSRGGKGIRTLHVTARTGSVVSLKMVRNDEDVMVITTTGIAIRMHVDEISVQGRNTQGVKLITLKEDEEVSTVAKVVCAGEGN, from the coding sequence ATGGCCGATCCCGGAAAGATTCTACCCGTCGATATCAGCGAGGAGTTGCGCCAGTCTTTTCTCGATTACGCCATGAGCGTAATTGTGAGTCGGGCCATTCCAGACGTCCGGGACGGGTTGAAACCGGTTCATCGCAGAATTCTTTACCAAATGCACCTTTTGGGGATGACGCCCGATAAACCGTATAAAAAATCGGCTTGGGTCGTAGGCCAAGTTTTGGCCAAATTCCATCCTCACGGCGATGCGGCCGTATACGACGCCCTGGTGAGGCTGGCCCAAGACTTTTCCACGCGGTACCTGTTGGTGGACGGGCACGGCAACTTCGGTTCCGTGGATGGCGATGGAGCCGCGGCCATGCGGTACACCGAAGCTCGCCTGTCGAAAATCGCGCTGGAACTACTTCGGGACATCCAGAAAGAGACGGTGGACTTCGGCGACAACTACGACGGAAGCGAAAAAGAACCTCTTGTACTTCCCTCGAGGTTTCCGAACATCCTCGTCAATGGGTCTACAGGTATCGCCGTGGGCATGGCGACCAACATTCCTCCGCATAACCTGGGGGAAGTGATTGACGGAGTCATCCATCTGATCGATCACCCCGACGCCGGGGTGGAGGAACTCATGCAACATATCAAAGGGCCCGATTTTCCCACCGGGGCGTTGATTCTCGGACGCGAGGGGATCCTGGACGCGTATCGCACGGGACGCGGAAGTATCATTTTGCGGGCGGCTACACAGATTGAGGAGGCCTCGGGGGGCAAAACGCGAATTGTCGTCACTGAAATCCCCTACCAGGTGAACAAAGCTCGTCTTGTGGAAAAGATTGCGGAACTTGTTCGGGAGAAACGAATCGACGGGATCACCGATTTAAGAGACGAGTCGGACCGCCGGGGCATGCGAATTGTCATCGAATTGCGCCGGGACGTCAAACCGCGGGTGGTCTTGAACAATCTTTTCAAACATACCGCTCTGCAAACGAGTTACGGGGTTATCATGTTGTGTTTGGTGGATGGGCGGCCCAGGGTCTTGAACCTGGGAGAAATGCTTCGGTATTACCTGCGGCACCAGGAAGATGTCATCCGTCGTCGAACGACCTACGACTTGAAAAAGGCCGAAGCGAGGGCTCATATCCTGGAAGGTCTGCGAATCGCCCTCGACCATATCGACGCGGTGATCGAATTGATTCGGGGGTCTAAGACGGTGGAAGAAGCCCGGACTGGGTTGATCGAACAGTTTCACCTCAGCGAGGAGCAGGCCCAGGCTATTCTCGATATGCGCCTGCAGCGGTTGACGGGATTGGAACGCCAGAAGATCGACGAAGAGTACGCGGAATTGGTGGAAAAAATCAAGGAACTGCGAGCGATTTTGGCGGACGAGAAAAAAATTCTCGGGGTGATTCGCGAAGAATTGTTGGATATTAAAGCAAAATACGGGGATGAGCGACGCACCCGCATCACCGCCGGGGAAGGAGAGATTGAAGATGAGGATTTGATTCCCATGGAGGAGGTGGCCGTCACTTTATCCCACGACGGGTACATCAAACGTCAACCCATGTCCCTGTATAAGAGCCAACGGCGAGGCGGTCGCGGGATTACGGCAATGGGCACCAAAGAGGAGGATTTTGTCGAACATTTGTTTATCACCTCCTCTCATCACTACCTGTTGTTTTTCACGAATAAGGGTAAAGTGTATCGGTTGAAGGCTTACGAAGTTCCGGAGTTGGGGCGCGCCGCAAAGGGAACTCCCATCGTCAACCTGTTGAACGTCGACCAAGGGGAAAAGATTTCGGCGGTGGTTCCCATTCGGTCGACCGATGGCGGACAATATCTGATCATGGCAACCCGGGAAGGGACGATTAAAAAAACGCCGTTAGACGAGTTCGAAAACATTCGCCGGGGGGGCTTGGTGGCGATCAGTCTTCGGGAAAACGACGAATTGATCGCGGTCCGGATGACAGATGGTTCTCGGGAGTTGATTCTCGGGACGCGATCCGGGATGGCGATTCGCTTTCCGGAAACGGATGTGCGATCGATGGGCCGGGGCGCCGCTGGTGTAAAAGCCGTGGATTTGCAGGGCGGTGACGTGGTCATCGACATGGATGTGGTGGATCCGGACGGAGATGTCCTGGTTGTCACCAATCGCGGATTTGGGAAACGCACTCCCATCACGGAGTATCGTCATCAGTCCAGGGGTGGCAAGGGGATTCGAACTCTGCATGTAACGGCCCGAACCGGATCTGTGGTGAGTCTCAAAATGGTGAGGAACGATGAGGACGTGATGGTGATCACCACAACGGGCATTGCCATCCGCATGCACGTGGATGAGATCTCGGTCCAAGGGCGGAATACCCAAGGAGTGAAGCTGATTACTCTAAAAGAAGACGAAGAGGTTTCCACGGTGGCGAAGGTCGTTTGCGCTGGAGAGGGGAATTGA
- the gyrB gene encoding DNA topoisomerase (ATP-hydrolyzing) subunit B, whose product MAEKSNLTYDESQIQVLEGLEAVRKRPGMYIGATSSRGLHHLVWEVVDNSIDEALAGYCDHIVVRVNPDNSVTVIDNGRGIPVGTHPKLGKPTVEVVLTVLHAGGKFDGKGYKVSGGLHGVGVSVVNALSEWLEVEVWREGSAYRQRYSRGVPVTPLERLGPTDRTGTQVTFKPDPEIFEDVVFQYDILQGRLRELAFLNAGITIILEDARDGRRQEFAYQGGIRSFVEYLNRSKEVLHQPPVYIAAEKDDVMVEVALQYNDGYVPSLYSFANNIHTHEGGTHESGFKSALTRVINDYARKNNLLKDSDSNVTGEDVREGLTAIISVKIPDPQFEGQTKTKLGNSEVRGIVESAFGERFVVFLEENPAVARKIVDKCITAARAREAARKARELTRRKNALEVSSLPGKLWDCSSKDASESELYLVEGDSAGGSAKSGRDRHFQAILPLRGKILNVEKARMDKILSNNEIRAIITAIGTGIEPDFDISRARYHKVVIMTDADVDGSHIRTLLLTFFYRYMRPLIEAGYVYIAQPPLYRIQKGKVVRYAYSDQERDHIVGELKGDVNDIQRYKGLGEMDAEQLWETTMDPESRTLLQVSMQDAIEADAIFSVLMGDRVEPRREFIEAHAHFVRNLDI is encoded by the coding sequence ATGGCCGAAAAATCCAACCTCACGTATGATGAATCGCAAATCCAAGTTCTTGAAGGACTTGAGGCCGTTCGCAAAAGGCCGGGCATGTACATCGGCGCCACCAGCAGCCGCGGACTTCATCACCTAGTGTGGGAGGTCGTCGACAACAGCATCGATGAGGCCCTGGCGGGTTATTGCGATCACATTGTCGTCCGGGTCAATCCCGATAACAGCGTAACTGTGATCGACAACGGCCGCGGAATTCCCGTGGGCACTCACCCGAAACTGGGAAAGCCTACGGTAGAAGTAGTTCTCACCGTGCTTCACGCCGGTGGAAAATTTGACGGGAAAGGCTACAAGGTCTCGGGTGGTTTACACGGCGTCGGCGTGTCCGTTGTCAACGCCCTGTCCGAATGGCTGGAGGTGGAGGTCTGGCGGGAGGGATCCGCTTACCGCCAGCGGTATTCCCGGGGCGTACCCGTCACGCCGCTTGAACGACTCGGTCCCACAGACCGAACCGGCACCCAGGTCACTTTTAAACCCGACCCGGAAATTTTTGAAGATGTCGTTTTTCAATACGACATCTTACAAGGCCGCCTTCGGGAGTTGGCTTTTCTGAACGCCGGGATCACGATCATCCTAGAGGATGCCCGGGATGGGCGCCGTCAGGAGTTCGCTTACCAGGGAGGCATCCGCTCCTTTGTCGAATACTTGAACCGATCCAAGGAAGTCCTCCACCAACCGCCGGTCTACATCGCCGCGGAAAAAGATGATGTCATGGTCGAAGTGGCCCTGCAGTATAACGATGGGTATGTCCCGAGCCTATACTCTTTTGCGAACAACATTCACACCCACGAAGGGGGCACGCACGAGTCCGGTTTTAAAAGCGCCCTAACCCGGGTGATCAACGATTATGCCCGAAAAAACAACCTCCTCAAAGACAGCGATAGCAATGTCACGGGCGAAGATGTCCGGGAGGGCTTGACGGCGATTATCAGCGTAAAGATTCCCGATCCTCAGTTTGAAGGCCAGACCAAAACAAAACTGGGAAACTCCGAGGTTCGGGGCATCGTCGAATCGGCTTTTGGAGAACGCTTCGTCGTCTTTCTCGAGGAGAACCCGGCGGTGGCCAGAAAAATTGTCGACAAATGTATCACCGCAGCCCGAGCCCGGGAAGCGGCGCGGAAAGCCCGGGAACTGACGCGGAGAAAGAATGCCTTGGAGGTGAGTTCTCTTCCTGGAAAACTATGGGATTGCTCGTCAAAGGACGCCTCTGAATCCGAATTGTACCTGGTCGAGGGGGACTCGGCGGGCGGGTCTGCAAAGAGCGGGCGAGATCGACATTTTCAAGCGATCCTTCCTCTCCGGGGCAAGATTCTGAATGTGGAAAAGGCGCGCATGGATAAGATCTTGTCCAACAACGAGATCCGGGCAATCATTACAGCCATCGGAACGGGTATTGAGCCGGATTTTGACATTTCCCGGGCGCGGTATCACAAAGTGGTAATCATGACCGATGCAGATGTGGACGGATCCCATATCCGAACCTTGCTCCTTACATTTTTTTACCGATACATGCGCCCGCTGATCGAGGCCGGTTACGTCTACATCGCCCAACCGCCTCTTTACCGCATTCAGAAGGGCAAAGTGGTTCGGTACGCCTACAGCGACCAGGAACGGGACCACATTGTCGGCGAGTTAAAAGGCGATGTAAATGATATCCAACGCTACAAAGGCTTAGGAGAAATGGACGCCGAACAATTGTGGGAGACCACCATGGATCCAGAAAGCCGAACTTTGCTTCAGGTGAGCATGCAGGACGCCATTGAGGCGGACGCGATTTTTTCCGTGTTGATGGGCGATCGAGTGGAACCCCGACGCGAATTTATCGAAGCCCATGCTCATTTTGTCCGCAATCTCGATATCTGA
- the remB gene encoding extracellular matrix regulator RemB, whose translation MLFIHLGGDMMVSTKDVIAILDNKMVNVCDDTRRFLQAADAKGLVFRVESGPEKSIVITETRVFISPISSLTLKKRAGYITDVDG comes from the coding sequence ATGTTGTTTATTCATCTCGGCGGGGATATGATGGTGTCAACGAAAGATGTGATCGCCATTCTCGATAACAAGATGGTGAATGTCTGCGATGACACCCGTCGCTTTCTTCAGGCGGCCGATGCAAAGGGACTCGTTTTTCGGGTGGAATCGGGTCCGGAGAAGTCGATCGTCATTACCGAAACCCGGGTTTTCATTTCCCCCATTTCTTCCCTGACGCTGAAAAAGCGGGCCGGGTATATCACCGACGTCGACGGGTAA
- the recF gene encoding DNA replication/repair protein RecF (All proteins in this family for which functions are known are DNA-binding proteins that assist the filamentation of RecA onto DNA for the initiation of recombination or recombinational repair.), giving the protein MRLESLRLLHFRNYPHLQLDTRAPVNVFIGENGQGKTNVLEAIDILALTKSHRTHRLAECIQWGEQFALIEGRVQRNTGSSELSVTLTTSGKRAAVAGIERQRISDYVGMLNVVLFTPEDLQLIKGSPQVRRRFLDMEIGQISPLYLRDLQQYVRALSQRNQLLKSANHNPTERITDTLDIWDDQLARHGSRIILRRAQFVRTLERHAREIHSRVSGDREVLSLSYAKVSPEQTPEQVFQMYLHELRARRSLDLARGVTSVGPHRDDLVILLNDREAAAFASQGQQRTAALSLKLAEIELIREEVGEYPVLLLDDVLSELDPVRQVHLVSAMGAQVQTFLTTTHLEGLGSLAGALQVFVVEAGQIRAKTP; this is encoded by the coding sequence ATGCGTCTTGAATCTCTCCGGTTGCTCCACTTTCGCAATTACCCGCATCTCCAACTGGATACGCGAGCTCCAGTGAATGTGTTTATCGGGGAAAACGGACAGGGGAAAACCAACGTCCTGGAAGCAATCGATATCCTGGCGTTGACGAAATCGCACCGAACCCACCGTTTAGCAGAGTGCATTCAGTGGGGCGAGCAGTTCGCCCTGATCGAAGGTCGCGTCCAGCGAAACACGGGATCTTCCGAACTGTCGGTGACCTTGACGACGTCCGGAAAGCGGGCAGCGGTGGCAGGGATCGAACGCCAGCGTATCAGTGATTACGTGGGGATGTTGAACGTCGTGCTCTTTACCCCGGAAGATCTTCAGTTAATCAAGGGTAGTCCCCAGGTCCGACGCCGCTTTTTGGACATGGAGATCGGCCAGATTAGTCCTTTGTACCTGCGGGATCTTCAGCAATACGTACGGGCATTGTCCCAGCGAAATCAATTGTTAAAATCTGCAAATCACAACCCGACAGAGCGTATCACGGACACCCTCGATATTTGGGACGACCAATTGGCTCGTCACGGCAGTCGAATCATTCTGCGCCGGGCACAGTTTGTGCGTACATTAGAGCGACACGCCCGGGAGATCCACAGCCGGGTCAGCGGAGACCGGGAAGTTCTCTCTCTTTCATACGCCAAGGTGTCTCCCGAACAGACGCCAGAGCAGGTGTTCCAGATGTACCTCCACGAACTTCGGGCCAGACGTTCTCTCGATCTGGCTCGCGGCGTCACTTCCGTCGGACCCCACCGGGATGACCTGGTGATTTTGTTAAACGACCGGGAGGCAGCCGCCTTCGCTTCCCAAGGTCAACAGCGAACGGCTGCGCTCTCTTTGAAACTGGCGGAGATTGAACTGATCCGAGAAGAAGTGGGAGAATACCCAGTGTTGCTACTCGACGATGTCCTTTCGGAGTTGGACCCGGTGCGCCAGGTCCATCTCGTATCGGCCATGGGGGCACAGGTGCAGACTTTCCTCACTACTACGCATCTTGAAGGCCTCGGCTCCCTGGCAGGCGCCCTTCAGGTGTTTGTCGTCGAAGCAGGGCAGATACGAGCGAAAACACCCTAG
- a CDS encoding RNA-binding S4 domain-containing protein has translation MQEIEVVVTNGFITLGQLLKRLNVVSTGGAAKTFLETKAVYVNHQRETRRGRKLYPGDLVVCPDRGTWRIRGE, from the coding sequence ATGCAGGAGATTGAAGTGGTTGTGACGAATGGATTTATCACCTTGGGGCAATTGTTGAAGCGACTGAACGTGGTTTCCACCGGGGGAGCGGCCAAGACATTCTTGGAAACAAAAGCGGTTTACGTCAATCATCAGCGTGAGACCCGCCGGGGCCGGAAACTCTATCCCGGAGATCTTGTCGTTTGTCCCGACCGGGGCACGTGGCGGATCCGCGGGGAATGA